The DNA window GGTCAAATCTCAATTCGGCGGGTTACCCAGTTCAGGGTGACATCAGCCGGATACATTACTGCTGACTGATCATTTttaagtaacccccccccccctccccccaacccccgggTGGTAATCTGTTAAAGGATGAAGGATGACGTTTTCCGTCTTTGTGTTGCTCTGCGGCTGATCTGACCAACAGGCTGTCATTGTTTCAAGAGGCGTGTCTCCTCCGGGGCATCTGacggaagagaaaagaaaaatcccccATCATCCCTCCATCTGTCTTCATTATCCTTTAAAGGAATAGTGGGACATTTTCATAATCACTTCCATGCCAAGAGTTCGATGAGAAGATCAGTGTCCCTCTCATGTATGTGTCGTATATATAAAGCTACAACATCggattagcttagcataaatactTGAGATGAAGGGAAGGAGTTAGCCTGACTCCCTCCAACTAAAAAATAAAGCCATCCAGCAGTAAGCTCATTGTTTGACACAATATGACACAATATCTAATTGTTTCAATAAGAGTTACTGAAACCAGTGGCAGGCTTGACATTTGTGCCgttcttcatgctaagctaagctagccagctCTTGGCTTCTTGAGAGTGGCGTTAATCTTCTAATCAAACTCTATGCCAAAAAGAGCAAATTAGCACTTTCTCcctaaaatgttgaaatatgttGAACTATAACTTCACTTCGGATGAAACAGAATACATTGCTGCGCACCTGAGGTAAAGCCATAAGCTGGCTGAAACGGAAAACAGGTGAAGTCTCAGTGGGACATTTTCTATCTCGTGTCCAGTCTTTGGATCAGCGCCAGAGCTCGAGTCCATTGCAGTTACAGTCCTTTGATGGACCTGAGCTTGACCGTAGGGGGAGATTTAGCAAGATGCAGCCAAAGAAAACCAGCTGTGGGCCAGGCAGAgtttatgaatgaaaacagGATGAATGGATTGAGACAGAGCTGGAaggaaaagacagaaaacaagCATCTGTGCGGGATGTAAATATTGGGCCAGCCGGTTGACAGAGATGCTGCAAGTCTGAAGACACTCACTCAATCACATACACAGATGGAGAATAAGAGGAATGCCATGTTTTTccatgtatgtgtatgtttcCCTGATTTATCAGCCTCTCTTGCACAGTCTGTATTGTATTCTGAAAGGATGAGATCCGGTAATGGAGAAAAGAATAAGAACGACATGTGTGAATAATGGCCCTGTTTGTCTGGACACACCAACAAAAATGTATACTCTCAGCATAGGAACGTTACCACGTCTTACATTAGCTTTACTCTACACAAAGTAAAAAGGGTCATTTTGGGaaaagtgtatatatacaagacttttctttttctttccctgtgaGGACCTTTGTGTAAATCTTTAAAGCAGTCTGGGTTTGTCTCTCATCAGAGTGAATGTTTTATGAGCTGTGGGCTGTTGGAGAGAATCCATCTTCTTCTATCTTCTCTGTTGGGCCGAGCTTTTACTCTGTACATTTCTCACCATCGTTCCACCATATTTCTGCTCTTTCGGTCGCTCGAACATTTGATGGCATATATTATCTTGCAAATTGCATCTTGAGTTTTTGCCATGTTTCACCAGGCAACTGTTGGCCCCTGGATATCAGGAAATATGGTACAGTGCCGATGGAGCCCGCAGATCCTCCTCTCCTGCCACCACTGTAAGTCTATGAGGATGTTCGGTGCTCTTAAGTGATCATAGAagagaaatgaatacaaattgtAGTTCATCAAATTTTATGGCAGGAGAATGGCAGGCAGCATAGATCAAATATTAAATCTGCTTACATAACAAGGGCTTCTGGTTGAATATCACTGTGGAGCTTTAACGTTATTTTGTGTTACAGGGACACTGTTTCTACCACGGGAAGGTTCAGGGCATGAAGGGTTCAAGTGTTGCTGTTAGCACATGCTCAGGCCTCAGGTAAGTTACAACTGCACCCTGACGCTGTTTTCAAATATTTAGAGTTGGTCCCAGTGGCGAATAAAGTTTCCTAGAATTCCCCTAAGACTAAATAAGAGACAAGCTGCTCTTGAAGGACAGCTCTTACAGTTAAGCGTAGCATCATCGCTGTAGCTTCAGAGTTAcctcagcagaagaagaacttGCAAGAGCTACAAGGGACAGAGCCAAGAAGAATGTTCCCAAAACTCAAAGCTAAGAGTGAGTGCTCCAAAATAAATGGTGTTTTATGTGCTCAATGATATAACGCTTCTGGCTCCATTAATGGTCATTTTAgctaatctgttttttttttccaactgacTGTCAAACATTTGTGCCAGCAAAACAGAATTAATGGTCACATGGTTATTTGTAACTAACCTAAATAAATCACATACTGTTGTTCGACATTTCCTGTTTTGGTTAATTTGCCAAAAGCAACACAGAGTGTGTCCAAATGTTAGTGTCATTTTCTGGGTTCTCGACAACACACTCTTCCACGTTCATACGTGTAAAAAGACAATTAGAAACCCTCTGCTCATCGGAAATCTTGCAGAAAGACGGTTTCTCCCCAACACAACCTTTTGAGAAATCAAGGTTACTGCCAAATTATTTGAAATTCTTTGAAAAATCAAAAGGTCAAAAGTTTGGAACcattttttcattcaattcaatgagaaagtgtgtcccaGCCATTGTCTGGTGCTGTACAGCGAGCTCAGCACAGCTCTTCCCTAAGCTCCTCACTAGCCTTTCCGTTCTCCGAGATAATAGCATGATTGTTTCTGAGCGGGGTTTCGTAGATGAAAAGAGCTGGAGCCTGCACAACAGCCCGAGCCTGTGATCGAGCCGCGGCCGAGTAGATGGAAGGTGACAGGAAGCCGTTGTGTGCGGCGTCATGCGCAGCGTCATGTGCAGTTCAGCGGGTCAATAGGTCGAGGGATGGGGAGCTGGTTCATTGAGTACAGCTCAGTGTGGGGATCCTGTGTTTCCTCCGGCTGACGATCCGATGCGGCTTCCTGCTGGAAGCGCCCAGAGCAGTGGAGCAACTGGGAACCACTGACAGAAATGGTAGCCCCATGCGTGTTTTCGTGGGTTCGTTGCTCTGCATCCGCAGGACGACTGAATGAACACATCTGCCTACGAATGCAAATCCTCTGGAGAAATGCAAACGCAGCATTGGGGACATTGACATGTGGGTGTCTGACTCCTCCAGATgtttgctgcagctgcaggaccaCATGCTGCGTGCATGCTTGCCTTTTTGTGTATACACATCTGCATTTATAAGGGGAAGTCAAAAGCCTGTGTATCGCTCTGTCTGCGCCAGCTGAATGTAATTCATGAACAGCGGTAAATAGCTGGTGAAACGAATCTCGTCTCCACCCGTCTGTAAAACCACCacagacaaataaaaagaatcCCAGTCTGACTCTCAGCCGTGTAAATAATTCCCATTCTTTCAGTTTAACAATGCAATAAAGGATTTCCTTTGGAAAATCAGAGTATTCACAGACAGGCAGGACCATCGACCCACATTGATTTCCAAGAGTCATGATCGGATGGAACAAACTGGCCGTGTCTTTGTTTCCCCAGAGGACTGATTTCCCTGAACACAAGCGTCAGCTACCTGATCGAGCCCCTTCCCGTTTCCACGGGCGCACAGCAGCACGCTGTGTTCAGAGCCGAGAGTCTCCATCTACCCGCAGGCAGCTGCCTGCATCCCCGTGGCAACGAGGAGCGCGAGGAGGGGCTTAACGGCTTCATCCGCGGAACCACGTCCCCGCGGGGCGCCAGGGTGAGTTGGGGAGCGGACAGCGGACCAAATCCAGTCCTACGCAAACCGTGACCAGTATCGTCTCCACCCGTTCTGTGTTCAGGGAAAAAGGGACGTGAGCCAAAATATGAAGTACGTGGAGCTGCTGATAGTTGCAGACCAGGCTGAGGTGAGGAAGTGGGCAGGAAATGAAAAAGGTGACGCATGTGTGATGCCCTGATATCCTCCCCACGCTGTAGGAAGGTGTGAATTGTTTTTAGGTGCCTGTGTCTGTCTGCCCTGTAGCGTTTTTAAATGTTACGAGCTATTTATTTGCGTCAGGATTGTAACCTacttaaatatattaataaatagAATACCTCAGTAAATCGCACCCGTCACTTCATTTTGAGGGAAGTTGTAACATCAAGATCTGAATCACTTCTTGTTTTGTCATCTGGAGACCCCTTTTGAGTTTAAATACGGTTTAGGTGCGTCTATTCCTGTATACTATGTGGTTTATGTCGTTATGCAGTTTCAGAAGCATGGGAGTGATCTCACAAAGACCAAACTGAAACTGCTGGAGGCAGCCAACCTGGTCGACAAGGTAGCATCCGATGCAGAACGTGAAGGCCACAGTTAGACTGAGCCGATTCACCCCACCCATATCGGGTAGAAACGACTTTTCTTGTCCTCGCAGTACTACAAGGCTTTGAGCATCCGCGTGGCGCTGATCGGCCTGGAGGTTTGGACCAGCCGGGACATGATCAGCGTCTCGGACAACCCTCACAGCACTCTGGCAGCGTTCCTGTCCTGGAGAGGAAAGCAGCTCCGCACGCTCCCCAACGACAACGCTCAACTCGTCACgtcagtgtgtttgtctctaatccccccccccccgcccccccattgGTCATTCCACACCTTCCCCAGTGCTAGAGTCCCACCTGTCACCTCTTAGCCTTTGGTCCCGTGGGGTCAGACAGTAACTGTCTCAGCAGCCGTGTCCCGCTGGGCCATTGGAACCAAACTCACCAGCAGCGTTTTGTGTCAACAGCGGGAGGAACTTCCAAGGGACCACCATCGGGCTGGCCCCTCTCAAAGCCATGTGCTCCGACTACCAGTCCGGGGGAGTGAACGCGGTGAGAGACTAAAGTCTAAAGAAAGTCTGAGTAAATATAGAGACTGGTCGGTCCAAATGAACTTACATGGTTAGCTGTGTACTTGTGGAAGGCCAGCGTGTATCAGGGCAACATGATAATAAGAGATGAGCAATGTAATATATTTGATCTTGCATCCTGAAACAATTAACGTTTCCTACAGATCTTGCAGTGATGTTTGACGCTTCTCTCGAATAGGACCATTCCGAGTTGGCTGTGGGCGTGGCTGCAACCATGGCCCACGAGATGGGCCACAATTTCGGCATGAGCCACGACACTACAGGCTGCTGCCAGGCGAAGGCCGAGGACGGAGGTTGCATCATGGCTGCCGCTACTGGGTACGACGCGCGAGGGGTTTGATGTCCAAGCAACCAAACCAAATGGCCGCCACTAAACTAATTGGGAGGAGGAAAACCGAAGATTTGAAAGTTGACATTTGATCACGATAAAGTCTGCATAATGTGTCCGTCCGTCTTCCTCGTCACGAACCAGGCATCCATTTCCTCGTGTTTTCAATGGTTGCAACCTGGAGGAGCTTAAGAGCTACCTGAACTCTGGGGGAGGGAAGTGTCTCTTCAACCTGCCAAACACCAGATCCATGATCGGAGGGCAGCGCTGCGGCAACGGTTacctggaggaaggagaggaatgtgactgtggagaagaagaggtgtGTTGTGTCTCTTGACCGCTCGCCGTACATATATTTCCCCCTCGTGTGACTCGGCGCTCTCTTTGCAGGAGTGCACGAGTCCCTGCTGTAACGCCAACAACTGCACTCTGAGAGCTGGAGCCGAGTGTGCCCACGGCGTCTGCTGTCACCACTGTAAGGTAATGACATTCATCCAACTTTCAACAATCGTCCCGTCATGGACGCGTCCCCCCCTGGGCCGTGTGAGAACAGCTCTGCGTCAtgtcatcgtcctcctcctcagtgtgtCCCCCCTCTTCATCTGTGTGCAGCTGAAAAGCCCAGGTGTGCTTTGCCGGGGGCCCTCGGGCTCGTGTGATCTGCCAGAGTACTGCGACGGGAAAGCAGAGTCTTGTCCGGCTAATTTTTATTTGGTGGACGGTACGTCGTGCGCAGGTGGGCGGGCCTACTGTTACACCGGCATGTGTCTGACCCTGGAGCAGCAGTGTCGCTCCCTCTGGGGACAAGGTGGGTCAACTGGATGCTTTTTACAGCTCTACAttttgtgtatgtgcattttgATCACGTGCTGCATAGATGGCACACATAGATTTGTGTACACTCGGTGTACACTTGGTGCAGTATTCTATAAAATACACATTATCAGTTTCCATGAGTGTAGAGAGGCAATCCGTCTAAATGTGAGTAAATGCATATCAGCCGTCAAATAATCTCATATTTGATCTTTAAAGCAGTTAAGCATACATTTTGAAGTGGAAATGCCGGTTAGAGTTCGAGATGACGCCTCGCCGGCTCACGGGACTAGACGTTGTTGTTGGACAGCGTCCATATTCACGTTGCGACAGAGCTTCCCTGGAGAGCCTTTGTAGTACCGCAGGAGCAATACTGAACAGTAAGGGATGCCATCTGGTCTCCATCAGGTGGTCGCAGTACAcgctgtcattgtgtgtgtgtgtgtgtgtgtgtgtgcgtgcatgcagaCGTAttcatgtgtttctgtgcacTCTCCGCAGATGGGCGCTCGGCCCCTGACCTGTGTTTTAAGAAGGTAAACGAAGCCGGAGACATGTACGGGAACTGTGGCAAAGATGTGTTTGGGAAGTACAGGAGCTGTAAGGAAAGGTGAAGAATTGTTCACAGACCTCACGTCGTTTCCTTTGACCCACTGTTTCCCGACAATAACCAAACTCTCAATGGCCTTTTTCATTGTGTCTGCCAGGGATGCCCCGTGTGGGAAGATCCAGTGTTTATCCTCGGCCTCCAAGCCCATTGAGAACAGCGCTGTGCGCATAGAAACCACCGTCACCGTGGGCAACAAGAAGATCCAGTGCATGGGAACACACGTGTACAAGCccggacaggaggaggaggagaagggtgaCACTCTGGACCCAGGCCTGGTCATGACGGGCACCAAGTGTGCACCAGACTCGGTGAGATCGACTACATTTGTCAATCAGCTATCAGAGTGccacatttaatgttttttatctACTAACTCTTCACTGACTCCCATCCTCACATCACTCCTTTCAACAGCTTTGCTTCAATGGGGAATGCCGCAATGCATCTTTTCTCAGAGCTGATGAGTGCAATAGCAAGTGCAATGGGCATGGGGTAagtttctatgtgtgtgtgtgtgtgtgtgtgtgtgtaaggaggcTGAGAAGATGAGTGTTGAAGATTTGGCTGCCAGCCCACTGATATGAATAAGCTTGGCAGTGGTGCAGGAAGTACTTTGATATTTTTATACAAAGTAGCAACATATAAAAGCAGAAACACCCCAGTAAAAGTGATGGATCCTAAATCTTGCTGAAAACACAAGTACAAAGTGCAGCTAGTTACACGTCACCACTGGACctgatttgatttgaatcttaatgtgtaatgtgttctTTTGCCAGCTGTGCAACAACAATCACAACTGCCACTGTGACGCAGGCTGggctcctcctctgtgtgtccagAAGGGTTTGGGTGGGAGTGTAGACAGTGGACCTGTCATCAGCCACAGTGAGACAtttcatcatatatatatatatatatatatttatttgtcatCTACATATGTCTACAGATTCTGACTATTGTATCAATTCTATTGCCAACAGGCAATCTCCTTCCAGTCCTGGTGGTCCTTCCCCTGGTTCTCTTTGTGATTTTGTCTGCTGTTGGACTGTGGTGCTGCTACAGACATAAACTCCACCCTCGGAAAACCTCTGCTCCACCTCCACTGCCAAGGTATGACATCCTTGAGGGTAAAATACCAATCCTCTACGTAAAAGTGAAGTTTAGATTGCTGACCATGTACTTTTGATGACgtgtaaatagttttttttttcatttgtgttttaacCCTCAGTGGCTCAGTCCCGGCCAACAGCCATGTGAGCGGTCATGCAAACCCAATATTCATGCTGAAGAAACAAGACTCAGACCACCTGGTAAAGGAGTTTTCAATGGCCCAGACAGTACTGCCATTCACAGTTGTTTGTGAATATTAGAAGACAGCGCTGAACCGCTGTCATGGTTGCATTGTTCCCCAGGCGAAATCCTCTCCACGTCCGAGCCCGTCTTGCTCGACTCGGTCCAAACCTGCGATTGTGCGTCCGTCAGTGAAGCCTCCGGCGGTACCTGCGCATGCTGCGGCGCAGGAGGACGGGACCCCACAGGCCCAGATTCAGCCTCGAGACAGACGGTGCTCGCCTGCGGGCTACACTCCACCTTCGGCTGATTCGGCGAGGCTCGCCACGCCGAGGCGAAACCAGGCCCCTCCCCCGCCTACAGGACGCCCACCTCTACCTTCCCTGGAGGCCAAAACCCGCCGGCAGCAGTCAGTAATATGCAAACCCCGACCAAACCCCCCGACCAGACCCGCGCCACCTTGTCCACTAAACAAACCGTCAGGAGTGAGTATGTTTGTGTGCGGTCGAGCGAAGCCGATGACGATGCCGTTTTATTCGGTGGGAAACGTCTGATTTGTTCTTTTGATGCAGGAACAGCAGCGAATGAACGGCCCGCAGGTTTCCGCCAACGCCCTGCAAAGAGGAAAAGCTGCTTTAGCGACATCTgctggacagaaaaaaacaaatgggtaATTTATCTAATTTatctctctttttaaaaacgTGTTTTATCTTCTATAAAGAGCAAAGGGAGACAGATTTCTACTTACTATGTGTTTTGTAAATTAGTGCTCTGTGTCGGCTTTCAGAACTTGAAAACAGCAAACCCTATGAACTATTTTCCCTAAATTCAACGGAAATGTGAAGTTGATCCACGGGTTCAGTGCTGGAAAACTGCTCAGGGGGGTATTTATTTGCAAAGGAAAGTACCGGTTTACAATGTTGCTTGTGTACTAGACATGTTGTGTCTCTAAGAGCATCAGCTGTAGAGTGATATCTTATATTAAGAAATGATGTCACTATTGAAGTGCTTGTGTGAATGAGAATGGGATTTTAACTGGACCAAATGGGACCAGTCAAAGCCCTACATGCATGCTGGCATACGCTAATGATGAGATATCTACTGTTTAACCGATACGTAGCAGGACATTTGGGGGTTTTGTCCGTTTGTTTGTCAAGGGGGTTTTATATTGTTGTGGTTTTGCACTTTAAGGAATCATTTTTGTGTCAAATCCCACAGAAGGCGAGTATTTAATGAAGATCGTGGGGGATGCGTCACTTTCccgcactgtttttttttagtttggccATTTTCCATTAGTCATGAATTCCTTTATGTACATGCCATCcattttcaaatatattcacattggtgcaaaaaataaatgagccaTGGTTTTATCTACATGTGTCAGTTAAACATCAAAATGTCAGGATACGTTTGGATTATTGTAAATAATTATTATGTTCATACGCCTATGTAACTAAAAACTGGGGGAGTTCCCTTGTGACCAAAATGCTATAAAGTTACTCCTCCCTCTTAGAATAAAATATTCTAAATGCCATGCTGTGTTACAGTGATATCGTTGTAAATACTTTGAGGTACTCAACCccacttgttttattttatattttggtctGTCAGCTGCCATGTGTTACCTTATCAGATCTATGCAAACCGTAACATTGTGTCCTCAACTTGGAttcaaataaacacacggaAATAATaaagtatacattttaaatgattgtgtttcgtcaatatttgtaatattgttcGGATCTGGATTCAAACACTTATTGTATTCAAGAGGATGCTTTTTTGTAACTTAATGAATGCATATTGGAATTGTTTCACCTTTTAATACAGCTCATCACAGGTACaatgatttattcattatttcagGGCTCTATAGGAGAAGTTTCAGGATATCTCACACAGCTCCTGATCTTCAACTGTTTCAATGTTCAACTATTCTTTTGTTAAAGTACAGTTCAAAAGTGCCTTGCACTATAGTTCTAGTGGAATATAATAATTCTCGAATGGCTGAATATTATGagttttggtttgtgtttaaTAAGATCAAATTTCAGTTCAATGTAGTTCACATTATGGCCACTTGGGGGCAGCGCAACAGCCCGGAAGTGCACCACGCTCAAATCCTATTACAATGTTGAGGCTTGCTTGAGTGCACCTACAGTGCATGAGGTAGAAGCAGAGCAACAGGGACATCCATTTAGAGTCGTGTTGTTGACCACCTGAAACACGAGTCtttcattcactcaactattgGTTCTGTTTTAGTGTCCACCAACAACTGAGGTTGATATCTGACccctaagccccccccccccccccaacacacacacacacacacactctttaccTGCTTGTTTGTCCTGTGTACGGTTCGGTGTGAGGTAACAATGGGTTTATCAGAGCTTTTCCACTTAAACTGCTACCTCAAGTCTGATCCAAACAAACTAAAACGACTCATCGCTCAAAGTAATCATtattaatctttattttttataaacgaTAAAGGTAGTACATTTAAATCTCTTCCTTATTTTCCTGTagggatttgttgttttttggttgtGTAGGAAGCCTTTGATGTCATAGGTCATTTCCCTATGCTTATTAAACGATCGATTACACATCGATTGTGTATAGTTTGTTTAAATGACACCCCCTCGGAGCACTGTTGGGAGCGCCGAAAAGGTGCCTGCCCTTTAGTTCTCCACATCCTTCACTGAGATGAAAGCTCTCTGGTTCATTTTAATCAAAAGGCTGCTAAATACCAAGGCCAGATCCCCCGAACCAACCTTCCTCCAGCACATGCAagccacacgcacgcacacacacacacacacacacacacacacacacacacacacacgcactttccCTCTGCAGACAGCACAGCCAGGTGATCCTGAGGGGAAGGTGGGACTTGAGCTCCGCCCGCACTAGGCTTTCGTTTAATACAATAAAACGACCTCCGCCCACACGCCCGTTTCACCGCTGTTCACGAAGTCTCGGGTCGACGCTCGATGTAAACTATAAGCAAAATATGTGTATCTTCAAATGGAGAGGGGATAGTGTGGATGTGGCCTCAGAGGGACGCGGGGCAAAGGCTTCAGCCGGCCTTTCCTGCTGAGCATAATTAGTGCTGGTTTGCATGTCACTTGCTGTGGAGTTTCATTTATtagagatgatgatgaggaggctGAGAGGGATAAAACACGGGGGTGACACCCCTGCCTCCCCTCGCAGCGGGAAAGGGggacgagagagggagggggagggggggggcagcaaggAGAGGATCTCACCTGCTGAAAGATTTCCTATAATGACCTAATTAAGCCAGGCTTGTCATTCCACTTGTAATGTTGATTGCCAGACTCGTTAATCACCCATTTGCTCCCAATCAGTCGCTTTCTTTCTgctaagatttttttttatcctgagCTTCATCAGCAGTCTCCCCATTACAACTTTTTTACCGTTATGCTGTTTTTCTACAGGAAAAACATCTACCACTACCTAATGTGTCAACTAGGGGCAACCACCATCGGATACGTTGATGTATATGCATAAGCATGGCGGTCATTAAGTCACTCGTTGAGCATTTTAAAAGCAAATCGGTATTAAATCTTTGGAAAATATTTGACTTTGCCTTTACTAAGTAgaactgaaagaaaaatgtaaacgaCAGAGTGCCTGTTCCCGTCACGAACTGTAACTCACCAACTTGATTTCATTGATTTACAAAACACTTTCCCTGCAGTTTTTCAGATGATTTAAgtctgaatgaaaataaatgaaatttgCCAACTTAAATAAATGTGAGATGAAGATGTATAACCAGAAATGTCCAGCAGGACCCTTTCACACCTTGAAGGacatttttagtatttttaGGTCTATTAAATATGCGGGAGAGTGATATTTACATTCTCCTATGTGAATTAAATAGTGGAGGGTGAGGAGCTCAGGCTCCCTGGGACGAGCTTGCAGTTGAGCCGGTGCTCTAAAGTGTTGAAATGAGCCAGCTGAGGGGGATCCGCCATCTTTAATGCCGTCAGTATCAGTTATGTAAAGACAtgctgtttttgtgttattCCTGTACAATAACctttaattatgtatctgtttAAACACTGAAGGTTAATACTGAATCCCCACAAtaagttctttttttcttttggcttcAGTAATTATGGCCAGGTCACAACCCCAGGGATTGATTTGGGTTTTATATAGTTAAGTGTTGCTCTGATTGAGGGACTTGCCTGTGGAAATAAAAGGTCAGCAATGAAttattaatgaaatgaaaatgtcataagggaggggaggaagtcAAAAGATGTGTCAGGTAACTTgtcttcatttttgttttactttaaaatacattttactacAGGTCGAACTAAGGAGGACAGGTCATGATAAGATTGAAAAGTAGCATTATTCACACGTCTCTTCTCTTTATCAGATTCTGTTCCGTGAGACAAACAATTCGATCCCAGATCAGCTTTCTTTCCTCTTGGTTGATCCTCCGTTCAATTGTGAGCTTTTTACCTATTATGCTTTTTCAGATCAATGCATGGCGAATTCCTTTTGAGGCTCCAACAGAGGTGAGTTTACTGACCTCAGACCAAAGCTCTTTACCTCTAATTAGAACCCTCGTACATTATAATGGTTGCCcttctgaaaatatatttaatgacgTGATGTCAGCAGGAGATCATCCGCTAATGTCTGATTCATCTCATTAAGATGCAACAGCagaggtgtgtctgtgtgtgtgtgtgtgtcattgcatGACACAACGACAAGAACATGAGTTCCTGAATAAATTGAACACTTAATAATAAACTGCTGATTTTCAATATTAAACTTCCAATCTTTATCATCTTTGACACCACAGAACAATTGTATCACACACGGGCAACGTTTATAGAATTGTCTTTATTGTAAACACTGGTCATAGATGCACaatcaatacaaaataatgtCTCTCACAAAGCGACGgcagaaaaacacactcacTGTTACATCAAAAAACGGACAATTTCAACATCACTAAAGTCCAAAGGGTATTCTTTGACAATGGTTGGACGTGACTAATACATTTAGTTGTTAACATCTACCTCCAATTAATCTGCAAATTTAAGATTTGCGAGGATTTAAGAGGATTGCTTGCAGCACACATTGGTTATTTAGACGTTTAAGTAAAAGTAATTCAATATATCTGGATCTCCAATATCAATTCACACACTATACTGAGAATAGATATAGATTACTGTGTATTAAATTCACATTGCCATCCCACCAGAGGCTTTGATATACAGCCTCCAAAAGCCACCCTGCACTATAATCTAGTTTGTATTTGCTAAGCAGtaaaaacacaatgaaacaaacacaatatTACATTATGTTTATCCTATATACAGATGATACTGCCCTGTATACTGCCCATTCTAGTTTTCCTCTCTGATGGCACATCTTACCTTTTGAACAATTTAAACACAGGTGATAGAATACAAATGATTCACGGCGCAGCAGAAGCCTTAATTCTTCAATCGATGGCCTGTTgatgaagctgctgctggacgaggaTTGTG is part of the Pungitius pungitius chromosome 2, fPunPun2.1, whole genome shotgun sequence genome and encodes:
- the adam19b gene encoding disintegrin and metalloproteinase domain-containing protein 19 translates to MRPGARASRAAARPSLSVLCLVVLLHGAGAAAPSEGGVHSGENQRSILDHVHSHEITYPTWLHPHRQSRSASKEHPAEAQVLISAEGQELRLHLERNEQLLAPGYQEIWYSADGARRSSSPATTGHCFYHGKVQGMKGSSVAVSTCSGLRGLISLNTSVSYLIEPLPVSTGAQQHAVFRAESLHLPAGSCLHPRGNEEREEGLNGFIRGTTSPRGARGKRDVSQNMKYVELLIVADQAEFQKHGSDLTKTKLKLLEAANLVDKYYKALSIRVALIGLEVWTSRDMISVSDNPHSTLAAFLSWRGKQLRTLPNDNAQLVTGRNFQGTTIGLAPLKAMCSDYQSGGVNADHSELAVGVAATMAHEMGHNFGMSHDTTGCCQAKAEDGGCIMAAATGHPFPRVFNGCNLEELKSYLNSGGGKCLFNLPNTRSMIGGQRCGNGYLEEGEECDCGEEEECTSPCCNANNCTLRAGAECAHGVCCHHCKLKSPGVLCRGPSGSCDLPEYCDGKAESCPANFYLVDGTSCAGGRAYCYTGMCLTLEQQCRSLWGQDGRSAPDLCFKKVNEAGDMYGNCGKDVFGKYRSCKERDAPCGKIQCLSSASKPIENSAVRIETTVTVGNKKIQCMGTHVYKPGQEEEEKGDTLDPGLVMTGTKCAPDSLCFNGECRNASFLRADECNSKCNGHGLCNNNHNCHCDAGWAPPLCVQKGLGGSVDSGPVISHSNLLPVLVVLPLVLFVILSAVGLWCCYRHKLHPRKTSAPPPLPSGSVPANSHVSGHANPIFMLKKQDSDHLAKSSPRPSPSCSTRSKPAIVRPSVKPPAVPAHAAAQEDGTPQAQIQPRDRRCSPAGYTPPSADSARLATPRRNQAPPPPTGRPPLPSLEAKTRRQQSVICKPRPNPPTRPAPPCPLNKPSGEQQRMNGPQVSANALQRGKAALATSAGQKKTNGT